The uncultured Desulfobulbus sp. genome window below encodes:
- a CDS encoding nitrite reductase, with protein MTENLKTYLVLPQYDAGLLSPEDLEQLAALARKYNIPATKITGAQRIAFLGMEEEAVLALKEELKLPEGKPETRHRVHYVQACPGKTWCKYGHQDALSLAERIKNMELDGPLPAKVKVGISGCRFCCCESWMRDIGFAGESKGWRLTFGGNAAGRPRIGDVIAEQLSGDEAVELARKALNYYRNEATFKSRTARFAERFGVEALKKVVLG; from the coding sequence ATGACTGAAAATTTAAAGACTTATCTCGTGTTGCCCCAGTATGATGCCGGTTTGTTGAGCCCCGAGGATCTGGAGCAGTTGGCTGCTTTGGCCAGAAAATACAATATTCCCGCAACCAAAATCACCGGTGCCCAGCGGATTGCCTTTCTGGGGATGGAGGAAGAGGCGGTCCTCGCCTTGAAAGAGGAACTGAAACTGCCTGAAGGCAAACCGGAAACACGGCACCGTGTCCATTACGTCCAGGCCTGTCCTGGGAAAACCTGGTGTAAGTATGGGCATCAGGATGCCCTTTCTCTGGCTGAGCGCATAAAAAATATGGAGCTTGATGGGCCGCTACCCGCCAAGGTCAAGGTGGGAATTTCCGGATGTCGCTTTTGCTGCTGTGAGTCCTGGATGCGGGATATCGGTTTTGCCGGTGAGAGCAAAGGCTGGCGGCTGACCTTTGGTGGAAATGCGGCGGGGAGACCCCGAATCGGGGATGTGATAGCAGAACAGCTCAGTGGAGATGAGGCGGTTGAGCTTGCCCGCAAAGCCCTGAATTACTACCGAAATGAAGCCACGTTTAAAAGTCGCACGGCCCGATTTGCTGAGCGATTTGGTGTTGAAGCATTGAAAAAAGTCGTTTTAGGTTGA